The Dysidea avara chromosome 13, odDysAvar1.4, whole genome shotgun sequence genome includes a region encoding these proteins:
- the LOC136243566 gene encoding uncharacterized protein isoform X2 gives MELSSLADSTSESVKSQDYDSSDGLPRSSTLQSECTTLQSESSNDLPFNDVELKPVVNSIDHKLNGIDYKSNGLDHEPNEIKDEENSAQQNICFRNFFKTKVFGGNSKGAERKRRIQCILKSINGVDTNVPEYPADDGSSCYRTNRNVKEYTLLIIGILMVAAACLSPVPLHYTAPIPPNPEEFTPLSDSIKYCHLHLASCANHTSEACGIDMRFSQLSPLMMNDSNATESNLSSIFSIASGNQVCLDSVADFFCNASYRPCDMESVFVPSEEECVELENVCTDEWDEIQRMSPVLANCTLYRSLTCPDQFGIFCGDVCLPLCSEFSQNTATLTTLVIASFGITSFFLIISGIIVFVVAALKRKSMFQFPNVIILYITGISIVYSTTQLIPILGGNDAIDYFFCSHSSVVVSFVESTAFCQIYGFAIQATLMGVSDSKPKFVQKSWYKALYSRSIADIGRQLNNTYCHHC, from the exons ATGGAATTATCATCCTTGGCAGATAGTACAAGTGAGAGTGTGAAATCTCAGGATTATGATAGTAGCGATGGTTTGCCAAGGTCCAGCACTCTTCAGTCTGAGTGCACCACTCTTCAGTCTGAGAGTTCAAATGATTTACCATTTAATGATGTTGAACTTAAACCGGTAGTGAATAGCATTGATCATAAATTGAATGGCATTGATTATAAATCAAATGGATTAGATCATGAACCAAATGAGATCAAGGATGAGGAAAATTCTGCTCAGCAAAATATCTGCTTTAGAAACTTCTTCAAAACTAAAGTTTTTGGTGGCAATAGCAAAGGAGCTGAAAGAAAGAGGAGGATCCAGTGCATCTTGAAGTCGATTAACGGTGTTGATACTAACGTGCCTGAGTACCCAGCTGATGATGGCTCATCCTGTTATAGGACCAACCGCAATGTGAAGGAGTATACTCTGCTTATCATAGGCATACTAATGGTTGCTGCAGCTTGTTTATCCCCAGTACCACTCCACTATACAGCACCTATACCTCCAAACCCAGAGGAGTTTACTCCTTTGAGTGACTCTATCAAATATTGTCATCTTCACCTT GCATCTTGTGCCAATCATACCAGTGAAGCCTGTGGTATTGACATGAGATTTAGTCAGCTATCACCTTTAATGATGAATGATTCAAACGCAACTGAGTCTAATTTATCCAGTATATTTAGTATAGCATCTGGTAATCAAGTATGTTTAGACAGTGTAGCGGATTTTTTCTGCAATGCATCGTATCGACCCTGTGACATGGAATCGGTGTTTGTGCCATCAGAAGAAGAATGCGTGGAACTAGAAAATGTGTGTACAGATGAGTGGGATGAGATTCAAAGAATGTCTCCAGTTTTGGCTAATTGTACTTTGTATAGGAGTTTAACTTGCCCAGATCAATTTGGGATATTTTGTGGTGATGTTTGTCTTCCACTCTGCAGTGAATTTTCACAAAATACTGCAACACTGACTACCCTTGTTATTGCTTCATTTGGCATCACTTCATTCTTTTTGATTATCTCTGGCATCATTGTGTTTGTAGTAGCTGCTTTGAAACGTAAAAGCAT GTTTCAATTTCCTAATGTGATAATTCTATACATTACTGGGATTTCTATAGTTTATT CAACCACACAGCTCATTCCAATACTGGGAGGCAACGATGCTATAGATTATTTCTTTTGCTCACACTCAAGTGTCGTAGTATCTTTTGTTGAATCAACAGCATTCTGTCAAATATATG GATTTGCTATTCAAGCAACACTGATGGG TGTTTCCGATAGCAAGCCAAAATTTGTTCAAAAATCATGGTACAAAGCTCTATATAGCAGAAGTATTGCTGACATTGGTCGTCAGCTTAATAACACCTATTGTCACCATTGCTAA
- the LOC136242676 gene encoding uncharacterized protein isoform X1 — MSEDSAISSAPDDIHPQLENEEDIVNYTTEPSNISTDKGTEPSNISIDRVTEPSSISVDTVQVSKMELVSVERDLTLSRNMESRNSSHSASRILKASSKSNMDMDDGNIEVATTCFRLCVRQNICLVVMISVVIGLFLIPIILYYTGRGGLDNVFDDLSVLNCRDLANASGDCEEHISSVCDGLMGNSKLSVFDDSITAEDTLATIVSITSDNQSCAEGAKAFFCNATYRSCDNGVTFVPSVEECHHLQSNVCSNEWSQLRSVSPNLTNCNMYDFTCPDQFGKFCGDKCLPLCTEFSQNSEGVTVLLTVVIGIISNIGNILGGIAVFAVAFSKGKTVTRFPQVLILYSTTTVFITVIIITVPSFSRSVFCSHDDLFSTVAEPSAFCEVYGFTYQGGILIFSGFWLLFIIHLFLKLVFPIRARNLDHHPHRGKIHAAEIILIVLVGLLVPSIIVGTSKYNIANFPPTQCAGDADVSFYTLILPTIIVMATGVILILLTFTSIQRRKGIFKREGKNKLSFLKFSTPEVKLLIVFFYFTIVQFIFWTDFSVQIRNRNRLFTAINEYSSCVRDGDKPECDQDLDDVRSASFPVLNALSLIMTGLVSLTNVLFVLQFREVKRTIRTLTRRFTSSKEFEPPKTTQL; from the exons ATGTCTGAAGATTCAGCAATTTCTTCAGCACCTGATGACATACATCCACAACTTGAAAATGAAGAAGATATAGTGAATTATACAACAGAGCCTTCCAACATTAGCACGGACAAAGGAACAGAGCCATCCAATATTAGCATCGACAGAGTAACAGAGCCATCCAGTATTAGTGTGGACACAGTGCAAGTGAGCAAAATGGAGTTGGTATCTGTTGAACGAGACCTAACACTGTCAAGAAATATGGAAAGTCGTAATAGCAGTCATAGTGCTAGTAGAATTTTAAAAGCAAGCAGTAAATCAAATATGGACATGGATGATGGAAATATAGAGGTTGCCACAACATGCTTCAGACTATGTGTACGTCAGAATATTTGTTTGGTTGTTATGATCTCCGTTGTAATTGGATTATTTTTGATTCCAATCATTCTGTATTACACTGGCCGTGGAGGCTTGGATAATGTATTTGATGACTTGTCTGTTCTCAACTGTCGTGATTTG GCAAATGCTTCAGGAGATTGTGAAGAACACATTAGTTCAGTGTGTGATGGTTTAATGGGAAATAGCAAACTGTCAGTTTTTGATGATTCAATCACAGCTGAAGACACTTTGGCCACTATTGTTAGCATCACTTCAGACAACCAATCCTGTGCTGAAGGTGCCAAAGCTTTCTTTTGTAATGCAACGTATCGCTCATGTGACAATGGTGTCACATTTGTCCCTTCAGTTGAAGAATGTCATCACCTTCAAAGCAACGTGTGTAGCAATGAATGGAGCCAGTTGCGAAGTGTTTCTCCTAATCTGACCAACTGTAACATGTATGACTTTACGTGTCCAGATCAGTTTGGCAAGTTCTGTGGTGATAAGTGCTTACCACTGTGCACTGAATTTTCTCAGAATTCAGAAGGAGTGACAGTTCTTCTAACTGTTGTGATTGGAATTATCAGTAACATTGGTAATATTCTAGGTGGAATTGCAGTGTTTGCAGTGGCATTCTCTAAGGGAAAAACTGT GACTCGTTTTCCACAAGTTCTGATACTATACAGCACAACAACAGTGTTCATTACCG TGATAATTATCACAGTGCCAAGCTTTAGTCGTTCAGTGTTTTGTTCACATGATGATCTTTTCTCAACTGTTGCAGAGCCATCTGCTTTCTGTGAAGTATATG GTTTTACCTACCAAGGAGGAATCTTGATTTTCTCTGGGTTTTGGCTTCTATTTATTATCCATTTGTTCTTAAAGCTGGTGTTTCCAATTCGTGCACGTAATCTGGACCACCACCCTCATCGTGGCAAAATACATGCTGCTGAGATAATTTTAATAGTCCTTGTCGGACTCCTTGTCCCATCTATAATTGTGGGAACATCCAAGTACAACATTGCCAACTTTCCTCCAACACAGTGTGCAGGTGATGCTGATGTTTCCTTTTACACACTTATTCTCCCTACAATTATTGTGATGGCCACAGGAGTGATCTTGATTTTGTTGACATTTACATCAATACAAAGG AGGAAAGGAATCTTCAAAAGAGAAGGAAAAAACAAACTGTCATTTCTAAAATTCAGTACACCAGAAGTGAAGTTACTTATAGTATTTTTCTACTTCACTATTGTTCAATTTATATTCTGGACTGACTTCAGTGTTCAAATACGGAACAGAAACAGGTTGTTCACAGCTATAAATGAGTACTCCAGTTGTGTAAGGGATGGAGACAAACCAGAGTGTGATCAGGATTTGGATGATGTAAGAAGCGCATCTTTTCCTGTACTAAATGCTTTATCATTAATCATGACGGGTTTAGTGAGCTTGACCAATGTACTGTTTGTGTTGCAGTTCCGTGAAGTAAAGAGAACAATTCGTACATTGACAAGACGCTTTACATCATCCAAGGAATTTGAACCTCCTAAGACTACACAACTTTAA
- the LOC136242676 gene encoding uncharacterized protein isoform X2: MSEDSAISSAPDDIHPQLENEEDIVNYTTEPSNISTDKGTEPSNISIDRVTEPSSISVDTVQVSKMELVSVERDLTLSRNMESRNSSHSASRILKASSKSNMDMDDGNIEVATTCFRLCVRQNICLVVMISVVIGLFLIPIILYYTGRGGLDNVFDDLSVLNCRDLANASGDCEEHISSVCDGLMGNSKLSVFDDSITAEDTLATIVSITSDNQSCAEGAKAFFCNATYRSCDNGVTFVPSVEECHHLQSNVCSNEWSQLRSVSPNLTNCNMYDFTCPDQFGKFCGDKCLPLCTEFSQNSEGVTVLLTVVIGIISNIGNILGGIAVFAVAFSKGKTVTRFPQVLILYSTTTVFITVIIITVPSFSRSVFCSHDDLFSTVAEPSAFCEVYGFTYQGGILIFSGFWLLFIIHLFLKLVFPIRARNLDHHPHRGKIHAAEIILIVLVGLLVPSIIVGTSKYNIANFPPTQCAGDADVSFYTLILPTIIVMATGVILILLTFTSIQRRKGIFKREGKNKLSFLKFSTPEVKLLIVFFYFTIVQFIFWTDFSVQIRNRNRLFTAINEYSSCVRDGDKPECDQDLDDFREVKRTIRTLTRRFTSSKEFEPPKTTQL, from the exons ATGTCTGAAGATTCAGCAATTTCTTCAGCACCTGATGACATACATCCACAACTTGAAAATGAAGAAGATATAGTGAATTATACAACAGAGCCTTCCAACATTAGCACGGACAAAGGAACAGAGCCATCCAATATTAGCATCGACAGAGTAACAGAGCCATCCAGTATTAGTGTGGACACAGTGCAAGTGAGCAAAATGGAGTTGGTATCTGTTGAACGAGACCTAACACTGTCAAGAAATATGGAAAGTCGTAATAGCAGTCATAGTGCTAGTAGAATTTTAAAAGCAAGCAGTAAATCAAATATGGACATGGATGATGGAAATATAGAGGTTGCCACAACATGCTTCAGACTATGTGTACGTCAGAATATTTGTTTGGTTGTTATGATCTCCGTTGTAATTGGATTATTTTTGATTCCAATCATTCTGTATTACACTGGCCGTGGAGGCTTGGATAATGTATTTGATGACTTGTCTGTTCTCAACTGTCGTGATTTG GCAAATGCTTCAGGAGATTGTGAAGAACACATTAGTTCAGTGTGTGATGGTTTAATGGGAAATAGCAAACTGTCAGTTTTTGATGATTCAATCACAGCTGAAGACACTTTGGCCACTATTGTTAGCATCACTTCAGACAACCAATCCTGTGCTGAAGGTGCCAAAGCTTTCTTTTGTAATGCAACGTATCGCTCATGTGACAATGGTGTCACATTTGTCCCTTCAGTTGAAGAATGTCATCACCTTCAAAGCAACGTGTGTAGCAATGAATGGAGCCAGTTGCGAAGTGTTTCTCCTAATCTGACCAACTGTAACATGTATGACTTTACGTGTCCAGATCAGTTTGGCAAGTTCTGTGGTGATAAGTGCTTACCACTGTGCACTGAATTTTCTCAGAATTCAGAAGGAGTGACAGTTCTTCTAACTGTTGTGATTGGAATTATCAGTAACATTGGTAATATTCTAGGTGGAATTGCAGTGTTTGCAGTGGCATTCTCTAAGGGAAAAACTGT GACTCGTTTTCCACAAGTTCTGATACTATACAGCACAACAACAGTGTTCATTACCG TGATAATTATCACAGTGCCAAGCTTTAGTCGTTCAGTGTTTTGTTCACATGATGATCTTTTCTCAACTGTTGCAGAGCCATCTGCTTTCTGTGAAGTATATG GTTTTACCTACCAAGGAGGAATCTTGATTTTCTCTGGGTTTTGGCTTCTATTTATTATCCATTTGTTCTTAAAGCTGGTGTTTCCAATTCGTGCACGTAATCTGGACCACCACCCTCATCGTGGCAAAATACATGCTGCTGAGATAATTTTAATAGTCCTTGTCGGACTCCTTGTCCCATCTATAATTGTGGGAACATCCAAGTACAACATTGCCAACTTTCCTCCAACACAGTGTGCAGGTGATGCTGATGTTTCCTTTTACACACTTATTCTCCCTACAATTATTGTGATGGCCACAGGAGTGATCTTGATTTTGTTGACATTTACATCAATACAAAGG AGGAAAGGAATCTTCAAAAGAGAAGGAAAAAACAAACTGTCATTTCTAAAATTCAGTACACCAGAAGTGAAGTTACTTATAGTATTTTTCTACTTCACTATTGTTCAATTTATATTCTGGACTGACTTCAGTGTTCAAATACGGAACAGAAACAGGTTGTTCACAGCTATAAATGAGTACTCCAGTTGTGTAAGGGATGGAGACAAACCAGAGTGTGATCAGGATTTGGATGAT TTCCGTGAAGTAAAGAGAACAATTCGTACATTGACAAGACGCTTTACATCATCCAAGGAATTTGAACCTCCTAAGACTACACAACTTTAA
- the LOC136243566 gene encoding uncharacterized protein isoform X1, protein MELSSLADSTSESVKSQDYDSSDGLPRSSTLQSECTTLQSESSNDLPFNDVELKPVVNSIDHKLNGIDYKSNGLDHEPNEIKDEENSAQQNICFRNFFKTKVFGGNSKGAERKRRIQCILKSINGVDTNVPEYPADDGSSCYRTNRNVKEYTLLIIGILMVAAACLSPVPLHYTAPIPPNPEEFTPLSDSIKYCHLHLASCANHTSEACGIDMRFSQLSPLMMNDSNATESNLSSIFSIASGNQVCLDSVADFFCNASYRPCDMESVFVPSEEECVELENVCTDEWDEIQRMSPVLANCTLYRSLTCPDQFGIFCGDVCLPLCSEFSQNTATLTTLVIASFGITSFFLIISGIIVFVVAALKRKSMFQFPNVIILYITGISIVYSTTQLIPILGGNDAIDYFFCSHSSVVVSFVESTAFCQIYGFAIQATLMGFVVIWLLFIFHLFLKIVFPIASQNLFKNHGTKLYIAEVLLTLVVSLITPIVTIAKGGFFIASFPPIQCFSNASIQFHGVILPGMLITIVGISLILITVLAVHRTTGLFKKTKKRSFQLSIPEIKLMMISVYLTVILAFTWIVFTVGSHNQGIFESILNYVACVRVFGDSSECDHFRDDYQRMSMPLAALNIVFNTLVMFLNIMVLLFIVQTKDVKVLAKKVTQNFINSTENL, encoded by the exons ATGGAATTATCATCCTTGGCAGATAGTACAAGTGAGAGTGTGAAATCTCAGGATTATGATAGTAGCGATGGTTTGCCAAGGTCCAGCACTCTTCAGTCTGAGTGCACCACTCTTCAGTCTGAGAGTTCAAATGATTTACCATTTAATGATGTTGAACTTAAACCGGTAGTGAATAGCATTGATCATAAATTGAATGGCATTGATTATAAATCAAATGGATTAGATCATGAACCAAATGAGATCAAGGATGAGGAAAATTCTGCTCAGCAAAATATCTGCTTTAGAAACTTCTTCAAAACTAAAGTTTTTGGTGGCAATAGCAAAGGAGCTGAAAGAAAGAGGAGGATCCAGTGCATCTTGAAGTCGATTAACGGTGTTGATACTAACGTGCCTGAGTACCCAGCTGATGATGGCTCATCCTGTTATAGGACCAACCGCAATGTGAAGGAGTATACTCTGCTTATCATAGGCATACTAATGGTTGCTGCAGCTTGTTTATCCCCAGTACCACTCCACTATACAGCACCTATACCTCCAAACCCAGAGGAGTTTACTCCTTTGAGTGACTCTATCAAATATTGTCATCTTCACCTT GCATCTTGTGCCAATCATACCAGTGAAGCCTGTGGTATTGACATGAGATTTAGTCAGCTATCACCTTTAATGATGAATGATTCAAACGCAACTGAGTCTAATTTATCCAGTATATTTAGTATAGCATCTGGTAATCAAGTATGTTTAGACAGTGTAGCGGATTTTTTCTGCAATGCATCGTATCGACCCTGTGACATGGAATCGGTGTTTGTGCCATCAGAAGAAGAATGCGTGGAACTAGAAAATGTGTGTACAGATGAGTGGGATGAGATTCAAAGAATGTCTCCAGTTTTGGCTAATTGTACTTTGTATAGGAGTTTAACTTGCCCAGATCAATTTGGGATATTTTGTGGTGATGTTTGTCTTCCACTCTGCAGTGAATTTTCACAAAATACTGCAACACTGACTACCCTTGTTATTGCTTCATTTGGCATCACTTCATTCTTTTTGATTATCTCTGGCATCATTGTGTTTGTAGTAGCTGCTTTGAAACGTAAAAGCAT GTTTCAATTTCCTAATGTGATAATTCTATACATTACTGGGATTTCTATAGTTTATT CAACCACACAGCTCATTCCAATACTGGGAGGCAACGATGCTATAGATTATTTCTTTTGCTCACACTCAAGTGTCGTAGTATCTTTTGTTGAATCAACAGCATTCTGTCAAATATATG GATTTGCTATTCAAGCAACACTGATGGGGTTTGTTGTGATCTGGTTGCTATTTATTTTCCACTTGTTCTTAAAAATAGTGTTTCCGATAGCAAGCCAAAATTTGTTCAAAAATCATGGTACAAAGCTCTATATAGCAGAAGTATTGCTGACATTGGTCGTCAGCTTAATAACACCTATTGTCACCATTGCTAAAGGTGGATTCTTTATAGCCAGTTTTCCTCCAATCCAGTGCTTCTCTAATGCTTCAATACAGTTTCATGGTGTTATCCTACCAGGAATGTTGATCACTATTGTGGGAATATCATTGATATTAATCACTGTCTTAGCTGTCCATAGA ACAACTGGATTATtcaaaaaaacaaagaaaagaaGTTTTCAGTTGTCCATTCCTGAGATTAAACTAATGATGATTTCAGTATACCTGACAGTAATTCTAGCATTTACATGGATTGTGTTCACAGTTGGCTCTCATAACCAAGGCATTTTTGAATCAATCCTAAACTATGTGGCGTGTGTAAGAGTGTTTGGGGACAGCAGTGAATGTGACCATTTTAGGGATGATTATCAAAGAATGTCCATGCCACTTGCTGCTTTAAATATTGTGTTTAATACACTTGTGATGTTTCTGAATATCATGGTCTTACTGTTCATTGTACAGACCAAGGATGTCAAGGTACTTGCTAAAAAGGTCACCCAGAACTTCATCAATTCAACTGAAAACTTGTAA